From Pseudomonas fluorescens:
GTGGTCAATTCCAGGTCCTGCGGGTCGCCGATCTCATCGCGCGTTACCAGCCAGGGACCGAAGCCGCCGGTGTTGGGGAAATTCTTACCCGGCACGAACTGAATGGTGTGCTTCTGCCAGTCGCGGACGCTGCCATCGTTGTAGCAGGCATAACCGGCCACATAGTCCAATGCATCCGCTGCCTTGACGTGCCGCGCGGTTTTGCCGATGACCACCGCGAGCTCGCCTTCGAAGTCCAGTTTGTGCGAAGCCTTCGGACGAATGATCGGTTGCAGGTGCGCCACCTGGCTGTCGGCGAAGCGCGTGAAAATCATCGGGTAGGTTGGCATGTCACGCCCGGTTTCACGCACGTGGGTGGCGTAGTTGATGCCGATGCACAGCACTTTGCCGGGGTTTGCGATCACTGGCAGGAACGTCACGTCCGCGATTGCGACGCGGGGCAATGACGCCAGCACGGCTGGGGTCAGTTCCCCGAGGCGATGGGCGGTGATGGCTTGCTTGAGGTCCGTGCCAACGGTGGGCTTGACCGATTCCAGGTCAATCAACTGGTCACCGTCGACCACACCGTAGGTCGTACGGCCGTGAACAATGAAGCTTGCGAGTTTCATGAAGTGTCCTCTCGTAAAGGGCAGCGGGAGATGGCGGCAATGGGGTCAATCTAGTCCTGCACATTTATCCTGTAAAGTGGGATTTATGCATAAATCCTGCAATATGAAATAAATGCGATTTTTCTGTTCGATCATCGGATCGAGGCCGGCAATGCCAGGCAGCCCGTGCCATTCCAGCAAGTGGATGGCCACGGGCGTGACGCGCGAAAGGGGGAACGCTGGGACGATTTAGCGCGGTGCCCAGCAGCCATGCAGTGACATGCGCAGGCGGAACGGGATTTTGATGCGTGCGATGGGGCCGGCGGCCATGGCGGAGGCGTCCAGCACCACCAGTTCGCTGCGGCCTTCGGCGATCAGGTTGAGCAGGCAGACCACGTAGCCATCGCCTTCCGCGGCGTCAGCGGAGCGTGGAATGAAAATGGGTTCCTGGAAGCAGCCGCTGTCACCGGGAAACCAGGCATCGGTGACACCGGTGGTGAGGTTGAGGTGAGCCAGCAGGTTAAAGAACTGGAACGGCATCGGCCCGTTCGACGGGTTGTAGGGGCGCTCTGGATCGAAGGCGAGCAGGAATCCATGTTCATATTTGCGCCCGATGTAGCGGTCATCACAGCGGGGAAACTCGCAGGGGTAGTCGGTCAGCGCCTGGGGTTGCAGTTCATCTTGCGCACTGTTGAGGTCGAACACCCAGCGCATCAGGCTGGCGGCCAGGGTTTCCGGTGGCGGTACAAAACCGTCCGCCTGGGGGAAGAAGTAAAAGATGTTGCCGCCGGTGACCGGCATGTCCAGATAGACTTTGCCGCCTTCGTCGAACGCATTCAGGGTGTGGCCCTGGAAGCCGTCCTTGGGCCCTTTGAACCAGCGCACGTCCCGCGCGTGCCCATGGCGGGGCAGCACGGCAAACAGCTGGTGCAGCTCGGGCTGCCACTGGAAATGC
This genomic window contains:
- a CDS encoding fumarylacetoacetate hydrolase family protein, which produces MKLASFIVHGRTTYGVVDGDQLIDLESVKPTVGTDLKQAITAHRLGELTPAVLASLPRVAIADVTFLPVIANPGKVLCIGINYATHVRETGRDMPTYPMIFTRFADSQVAHLQPIIRPKASHKLDFEGELAVVIGKTARHVKAADALDYVAGYACYNDGSVRDWQKHTIQFVPGKNFPNTGGFGPWLVTRDEIGDPQDLELTTRLNGEVMQHTCTSDMIFSVRQLIEYCSTFTELAPGDVIVSGTTGGVGAFREPAVWMKPGDTVEVEIAGIGILRNNIADEQ